GGCTTGTAAATGAGACGAGTCTTTACTAGTCATCAAGCTTGTATACTGCAATTATTAGGTTTCGTATTTAATGATCTAATGTCACAGATTAAAACGTAATCTGGAATAGCTTTACTTAAACTAGATGGTTAAATTAGTTTACAAGGACTAAAGTTGATTGTTTGTTGTAAGCTCAAGGTCGGAGCTAGCAGATATGTCAAGAAATCCCACAGCTGGTCTAGAGAATACTTTATTTCAACTTAAGTTTACCGCAAAGCAACTTAACAAGCAAGCGAATAAAGCAGCCAAAGCAGAACAGGTAGAAACGAACAAAGTAAAGAAGATTATAAGCGAAAATGAAGATATAGCGAGGTTGTATGCATCTAATGCTATCAGAAAGCGTAATGAACGCATACAGTTATTAAAGTTGGCATCAAGGGTTGATTCGGTTGCGTCAAGGGTTCAGACGGCAGTAACGATGAGGCAAGTTAGCGGGTCTATGGCACAAGTTTGTAGAGGAATGGATAGGGCTTTACAGACTATGAATTTGGAGCAAATCACTATGATTATGGATAGGTTTGAGCAGCAGTTTGAGGACTTAGATACCAGCGTTAATGTTTATGAGGATATGGGACAGAATATGGATGCCGTTGCGGTTGATCATGATAAGGTTGATGATCTTTTGAACAAGGTGGCGGATGAAAATGGTATGGAGCTAAAGCAAAGCGCTCAGTTGAAGGATTTGCCAGAAATGCAAAATAGCCCACCTGTGGTTTCCGAAGAGAAGGAGGATAAACTCGTGCAAAGGTTGCGTATGTTACGTGGCTGAAACCACAAATATAGTGTACTATGTAAGAAATATGTAAAAGTTGATTATGAATCAAAGTTGCATGCTTGTGCCTAACGCATTGGGATTCCCTTACCTCTGGCGCCTGGAGGGGCCATGCCGGCGTTGGCGCCATCGCTTTCCTTGTTTTTGATTGTCTCGTCTACTGATAGAATCAAGTTTGCAGCCTCTGTAGCGCTGCTGATGGCGTTTATCTTAACTAAAGCTGGTTCCCATACAAACTTGGTGAAGTTGTCGCCGATTGATTCTGTTTCGAAATCCACTCCAAACCATTTTTCACCCTTGCTGTGGACTAGTCTCAATCTGTTGAGGATTTCGATGGCGTCAAAGCCCGCATTTTCACAAAGTTGTCTTGGAATAACTTCTAGTGCCTTTGCGAATGCATTGATGATTAATTGCTGTTTCCCAGCAATTGTTTTTGAATAATCTCTTAGATATTTTGATAGTTCCATCTCTATAGCTCCTCCACCTGCAACAACAGTCTTGCTTTGTAAGGCTCTCTTTACAATCATAATAGCGTCGTGTAGAGATCTTTCAACTTCAGCAATAACTTGCTCTGCACCACCACGTAATAATAGAGTACATGTCTTAGCCTCAGGGCAGCCACGGAAAAGATTGTAACGCTCAGAACCAATTTGAACCTCTTCAAATAAAGCACAGGTACCAAGATGCTCTGGTCTGATATCACTAGTCGTTGATTGAGTAGATCCGCCTAAAGCAAGTAGCACACGGTCCATGTCTGGAGAAGCAACTCTACCAGCACAGAAGATATTCCTATCAGCGAAAAACTG
The Eremothecium sinecaudum strain ATCC 58844 chromosome II, complete sequence DNA segment above includes these coding regions:
- the DID2 gene encoding Did2p (Syntenic homolog of Ashbya gossypii AFR068C; Syntenic homolog of Saccharomyces cerevisiae YKR035W-A (DID2)), with amino-acid sequence MSRNPTAGLENTLFQLKFTAKQLNKQANKAAKAEQVETNKVKKIISENEDIARLYASNAIRKRNERIQLLKLASRVDSVASRVQTAVTMRQVSGSMAQVCRGMDRALQTMNLEQITMIMDRFEQQFEDLDTSVNVYEDMGQNMDAVAVDHDKVDDLLNKVADENGMELKQSAQLKDLPEMQNSPPVVSEEKEDKLVQRLRMLRG